In Malus sylvestris chromosome 15, drMalSylv7.2, whole genome shotgun sequence, a single genomic region encodes these proteins:
- the LOC126604558 gene encoding calcium-dependent protein kinase 29-like, producing the protein MGLCFTKCQSHDIPISSSDSPPHRTHPKSNRTHDPYKPAPSKPNPYSPAYSSGTSFGRTHSSFQIGPILGKPYFNINSLYTLDKELGRGQFGVTYLCTEKTTGKKYACKSISRPKLSTTKDIEDVRREIMIQQHLTGQPNIAEFKGAYEDRQNLHLVMELCSGGELFDRIIAKGSYSEREATRIFRQIVNVVHVCHFMGVMHRDLKPENFLFASKDEDAPLKAIDFGLSVFIEQGKVYRDIVGSAYYVAPEVLQRSYGKEIDIWSAGIMLYILLAGVPPFWAETEKGILDAILEGKLDLQSAPWPSISDEAKDLIKKMLTMDPRRRLTASQVLEHPWMRKEASDKPIDSAVLIRMKQFRAMNKLKKLALKVIAENLSEEEIHGLKEMFNNIDTDGSGSITLEELKTGLARLGSKLTETEIKQLMDAADIDKNGTIDYTEFITATMHRHKLEKEENLYKAFLFFDKDQSGYITRDELRQAMTEYGMGDDATIEEILDDVDTDKDGRINYEEFEAMMRKGVQDADEKQR; encoded by the exons atggGACTCTGTTTCACAAAATGTCAATCCCATGACATCCCTATATCTTCCTCAGACTCGCCACCTCATCGAACCCACCCAAAATCCAACAGAACCCACGACCCGTATAAGCCCGCcccatcaaaaccaaacccttATTCGCCTGCTTATAGTTCCGGCACCTCTTTCGGCAGGACCCATTCGTCGTTTCAGATTGGACCCATTCTCGGAAAACCCTACTTCAACATAAATTCCCTTTATACCCTTGACAAGGAGCTGGGGCGGGGCCAGTTCGGGGTGACCTATCTCTGCACCGAGAAGACCACCGGAAAAAAGTACGCCTGCAAGTCGATATCGCGGCCGAAGCTGTCGACGACCAAGGACATCGAGGACGTGAGGAGGGAGATTATGATACAGCAGCACCTGACGGGGCAGCCCAACATCGCGGAGTTCAAGGGGGCCTATGAGGACAGGCAGAATCTGCATTTGGTCATGGAGTTGTGCTCTGGCGGCGAGCTTTTCGATCGGATTATTGCCAAAGGGAGCTACTCCGAGCGGGAGGCAACGAGGATTTTCAGGCAGATTGTGAATGTGGTGCATGTCTGTCATTTTATGGGGGTGATGCATCGGGATTTGAAGCCTGAGAATTTTTTGTTTGCGAGTAAGGATGAAGACGCGCCGCTCAAGGCCATTGATTTTGGACTCTCTGTTTTCATTGAGCAAG GGAAAGTGTACAGGGACATAGTTGGGAGTGCCTACTATGTGGCCCCAGAAGTGTTACAGCGGAGTTATGGGAAGGAGATTGATATCTGGAGTGCCGGAATCATGTTATATATTCTTCTGGCTGGAGTGCCTCCCTTTTGGGCTG AGACCGAGAAGGGGATATTGGATGCAATTTTAGAAGGCAAACTCGATTTACAAAGCGCACCTTGGCCTTCAATATCTGATGAGGCAAAGGATCTCATCAAGAAAATGTTAACCATGGACCCTAGGAGGAGACTTACAGCTTCGCAAGTTCTTG AACATCCATGGATGAGGAAAGAAGCATCGGACAAACCTATTGACAGTGCTGTTCTCATTAGAATGAAGCAGTTCAGAGCAATGAACAAGCTCAAGAAACTTGCTCTGAAG GTAATAGCAGAAAACCTTTCGGAAGAAGAAATCCACGGCCTGAAGGAAATGTTCAACAACATAGACACGGATGGAAGCGGTAGCATCACACTTGAGGAACTTAAAACTGGATTGGCGAGGCTGGGATCCAAGCTCACtgaaacagaaataaaacaGCTGATGGATGCT GCCGACATTGACAAGAACGGTACTATAGATTACACTGAATTTATAACTGCTACCATGCATCGCCATAAGCTGGAGAAGGAAGAAAATTTGTACAAGGCTTTCCTGTTCTTCGACAAGGATCAGAGCGG GTATATCACAAGAGATGAGCTAAGACAAGCAATGACTGAATATGGGATGGGGGACGACGCTACTATTGAAGAAATCCTCGATGATGTGGACACGGATAAA GATGGAAGAATCAATTACGAGGAGTTTGAGGCGATGATGAGAAAGGGAGTTcaagatgctgatgagaaacAAAGATAA
- the LOC126603929 gene encoding probable nucleoredoxin 2 has protein sequence MKEEMNVKISHGYEAASNGGGGGAAADTVSSSRVSSLLASQDHDYLLTPTGNQVKVSDLEGKIIGLYFSANWYPPCWNFNQVLVGIYEQLKNSGTNFEIVYVSSDEDSDAFNIYHACMPWLAIPFSDLDTKKALNRKFDVESIPSLVILQPNDNKDEATLHDGVEIIYRYGVEAFPFTKQKLGELQDEDRARHENQTLTNLLTNHDRDHLLGHPTPKQVSVASLRGKTIGLYFSAQWCRPCVNFTPKLISIYEKIKEKMLVDDHDGEDFEIVFVSSDRDQTSFDSYFNTMPWLALPFGDPNIKELVKHFDVKGIPCLVILGPDGKTVTQQGRNLINLYKENAYPFTDAKLELLEKKMDEEAKNLPRSVYHGGHRHELNLVSEGNGGGPFICCDCEEQGCGWAYQCLECGYEVHPKCVTATTPNSNSNR, from the exons ATGAAGGAGGAGATGAACGTGAAGATCAGTCATGGTTATGAAGCTGCAAGCAACGGTGGTGGGGGTGGTGCTGCCGCCGACACCGTCTCGAGCTCAAGAGTTTCATCGCTCCTGGCCTCCCAAGATCATGACTACCTTCTTACTCCGACTGGAAACCag GTAAAAGTTTCTGATCTTGAAGGGAAGATAATAGGCCTATACTTCTCAGCCAATTGGTACCCGCCATGCTGGAACTTCAACCAAGTCCTAGTTGGCATCTACGAGCAGCTGAAGAACAGTGGGACTAACTTCGAGATTGTGTACGTGTCATCTGACGAAGACTCTGACGCCTTCAACATCTACCATGCATGCATGCCGTGGCTGGCGATTCCTTTCTCTGACTTGGACACCAAGAAAGCCTTGAACCGTAAGTTTGACGTGGAAAGTATTCCCAGCTTGGTCATTTTGCAACCTAATGATAACAAGGACGAGGCTACGTTGCATGATGGAGTTGAAATTATCTATCGCTATGGGGTCGAAGCCTTTCCtttcacaaaacaaaagttGGGAGAATTGCAAGATGAGGACAGAGCAAGGCATGAGAACCAAACTCTGACCAATTTACTAACAAATCATGATAGAGATCATCTTTTGGGTCACCCCACGCCTAAACAG GTATCTGTTGCTTCATTAAGAGGCAAAACCATTGGACTCTACTTCTCAGCTCAATGGTGTCGTCCATGCGTTAATTTCACTCCCAAGTTGATCTCCATCTATGAAAAAATCAAGGAGAAAATGCTAGTAGATGATCACGACGGAGAAGACTTCGAGATAGTATTTGTGTCAAGTGATCGTGACCAAACGTCGTTCGACTCCTACTTCAACACCATGCCATGGCTAGCGTTGCCTTTTGGGGATCCAAACATCAAAGAACTTGTCAAGCATTTTGACGTCAAAGGTATCCCTTGTTTGGTAATTTTAGGGCCTGATGGTAAAACTGTGACCCAGCAGGGTAGAAATCTTATAAATTTATACAAAGAAAATGCGTATCCCTTCACGGATGCCAAACTGGAGTTGCTGGAGAAGAAAATGGATGAAGAGGCTAAGAACCTCCCTCGATCGGTGTACCACGGTGGGCATCGCCACGAGCTGAATTTGGTGTCGGAGGGCAATGGAGGAGGACCCTTCATATGTTGTGATTGTGAAGAACAAGGATGTGGTTGGGCGTACCAGTGTCTTGAATGTGGATATGAGGTGCACCCTAAGTGCGTGACTGCTACCACACCCAATAGCAATAGCAATAGGTGA